The Lagopus muta isolate bLagMut1 chromosome 8, bLagMut1 primary, whole genome shotgun sequence genome contains a region encoding:
- the ACKR3 gene encoding atypical chemokine receptor 3 produces the protein MNALDMTSIFDFLEKANLTEINWMCNNSDCITVDATACPGTLNKSALLYTLSFFCIFIFVIGLVANSVVVWVNLQAKMTGYETHLYIFNLAVADLCVVITLPVWVVSLVQHNQWHMGEITCKITHLIFSINLYGSIFFLACMSVDRYLSVAYFTNSSNRKKKIIRRCICILVWLLAFSASLPDTYFLKTVSTSNETYCRPLYPEESFKEWLIGMELISVVLGFLIPFPVIALFYFLLAKAISASSDQERKSSGKIIFSYVVVFLVCWLPYHTTVLLDIFYSLHFIPFSCQMENFLYATLHITQCFSLVHCCVNPILYSFINRNYRYELMKAFIFKYSAKTGLTKLIDASRVSEAEYSALEQNTK, from the coding sequence ATGAATGCACTCGATATGACTTCAATCTTTGATTTTCTGGAAAAGGCCAACTTAACGGAGATCAACTGGATGTGCAACAACAGCGACTGCATCACAGTCGATGCGACGGCATGCCCCGGCACGCTCAACAAAAGTGCCCTGCTCTACACCCTGTCCTTCTTCTGCATCTTTATCTTTGTCATAGGGCTGGTGGCCAACTCCGTCGTGGTGTGGGTCAATCTCCAAGCCAAAATGACTGGCTATGAAACCCACCTCTACATCTTCAACCTGGCCGTCGCCGATCTGTGCGTTGTCATCACGCTTCCTGTTTGGGTTGTCTCCCTCGTCCAGCATAACCAGTGGCACATGGGAGAAATCACGTGCAAAATAACTCACCTTATATTTTCCATCAACTTGTACGGCAGCATCTTCTTCCTGGCATGCATGAGCGTGGACCGCTACCTCTCAGTTGCGTATTTCACCAATTCTAGTAATCGCAAGAAGAAGATAATCCGCCGCTGCATCTGCATCCTGGTGTGGCTTCTTGCCTTTTCTGCATCTCTGCCAGACACCTATTTCCTTAAGACAGTCTCTACCAGCAATGAAACCTACTGCCGTCCCTTGTATCCCGAGGAGAGCTTCAAAGAGTGGTTGATCGGCATGGAGCTCATCTCTGTCGTTTTGGGCTTCCTTATCCCTTTTCCAGTCATTGCTCTCTTTTACTTCCTCCTTGCGAAGGCCATCTCTGCCTCCAGTGACCAAGAGAGGAAGAGCAGTGGGAAGATCATTTTCTCCTACGTGGTGGTGTTTCTTGTCTGCTGGCTACCCTACCATACAACTGTCCTTCTTGACATCTTCTACAGTCTTCATTTCATACCCTTCAGTTGTCAAATGGAGAACTTCTTGTACGCCACGCTTCACATCACTCAGTGTTTCTCTCTAGTCCATTGCTGTGTCAACCCCATCCTCTATAGCTTCATTAATCGCAATTACAGATACGAGCTCATGAAAGCCTTTATTTTCAAGTACTCTGCCAAAACTGGTCTCACTAAGCTTATTGATGCTTCCAGAGTGTCAGAAGCGGAGTATTCTGCTCTGGAGCAAAATACCAAATGA